One stretch of Flavobacteriales bacterium DNA includes these proteins:
- the paaJ gene encoding phenylacetate-CoA oxygenase subunit PaaJ, translating into MSEEAIIWKLLEAVPDPEIPVLSVIDLGVIRKIDLQNDQTLITITPTYSGCPAMNQFEDDITTHLTKHGYQNIIIKTSYNPAWTTDWLSEEAKHKLEKYGIAPPQEKTTDKSFLLGEQPTVRCPQCKSTHTKLVSQFGSTACKALYQCNDCKEPFDYFKCL; encoded by the coding sequence ATGTCTGAAGAAGCTATAATTTGGAAGTTATTGGAGGCGGTTCCTGATCCTGAAATACCTGTGTTATCTGTTATAGATCTAGGGGTAATTCGAAAAATTGATCTACAGAACGACCAAACACTGATTACCATAACCCCAACCTATTCTGGTTGTCCTGCAATGAATCAATTTGAAGACGATATCACTACGCACTTGACTAAACATGGCTATCAAAACATCATCATCAAAACATCTTATAATCCAGCCTGGACAACCGACTGGTTATCTGAAGAAGCAAAACATAAATTAGAAAAATATGGAATTGCCCCGCCTCAAGAAAAAACTACTGACAAGAGCTTCCTTTTAGGTGAACAGCCTACTGTTCGCTGCCCTCAATGTAAATCTACACATACCAAATTGGTTAGTCAATTTGGTTCGACAGCATGTAAAGCTTTATACCAATGTAATGATTGTAAGGAACCCTTTGACTATTTTAAATGTTTGTAA
- a CDS encoding GH25 family lysozyme, which produces MIRLYCLFLFLLLAFYGCKNENLGIAHEAYVFGIDVSHYQGNINWRKVKTSHHPIEFVFIRATMGQDGKDQQFEVNWKGAKAADLVRGVYHYYRPNENSSKQFQNFIQHVKLSKGDFFPVLDVEEMSKYGVKNLQKGVANWLALAEEKYGVKPILYTSRSFYNSYLKNEFKAYPLWVASYSSKNKLRGLTWNFHQFTEKVRVNGIVGTVDGNDFNGTKEELSSFCF; this is translated from the coding sequence ATGATCAGGCTTTATTGTCTTTTTCTTTTTTTACTATTAGCATTTTATGGGTGTAAAAATGAGAATTTAGGTATTGCTCATGAAGCTTATGTGTTTGGAATTGATGTCTCCCACTACCAAGGAAATATTAATTGGAGAAAAGTTAAAACCTCACATCATCCTATTGAATTTGTCTTTATCAGAGCAACAATGGGACAGGATGGAAAAGATCAGCAGTTTGAGGTTAATTGGAAAGGAGCTAAAGCAGCGGATTTGGTTAGAGGAGTTTACCATTACTATAGACCCAATGAAAATTCTTCAAAACAATTTCAAAACTTTATCCAACATGTTAAGCTATCTAAAGGAGACTTCTTTCCTGTGTTAGACGTGGAGGAAATGAGTAAGTATGGGGTGAAAAATCTTCAAAAAGGGGTGGCCAATTGGTTAGCATTGGCTGAAGAAAAGTATGGTGTAAAGCCAATTCTTTATACAAGTAGGTCTTTTTATAACAGCTATCTAAAAAATGAGTTTAAAGCCTATCCGCTTTGGGTAGCTTCGTATTCAAGTAAAAATAAATTAAGAGGGCTAACCTGGAATTTTCATCAGTTTACAGAAAAAGTTAGGGTAAATGGTATCGTTGGTACAGTAGATGGGAATGACTTTAATGGAACAAAGGAAGAGCTATCTAGTTTTTGTTTTTAG
- the rfbB gene encoding dTDP-glucose 4,6-dehydratase yields the protein MKNILVTGGCGFIGSHVVRLFVTQYPNYHIVNLDKLTYAGNPENLSDIEEHSNYTFVKGDINDAPFLFELFKEYQFDAVIHLAAESHVDRSIANPNEFIMTNIVGTLNLLNAARAIWQEQLEGKIFYHISTDEVYGSLGDTGYFYETTPYDPRSPYSASKASSDHIVRAYYHTFNIPVKLSNCSNNYGSHQFPEKLLPLMINNIKNNKPLPVYGEGLNVRDWLWVVDHARAIDDIFHKGKLGETYNIGGHNEWKNIDIVHLLCDTMDEKLGRPKGTSRNLITFVKDRAGHDMRYAIDATKIKEDLGWEPSVTFEQGMNITIDWYLANQQWMDNITSGDYQKYYEEQYKER from the coding sequence ATGAAAAATATTTTAGTAACTGGTGGATGTGGCTTTATTGGCTCCCATGTTGTACGTTTATTTGTTACCCAATACCCTAATTATCATATTGTTAATTTAGATAAGTTGACCTATGCCGGGAATCCTGAGAATTTGTCAGATATAGAAGAGCATTCAAATTACACTTTTGTGAAAGGAGACATTAATGATGCCCCTTTCTTGTTTGAACTCTTTAAAGAGTATCAATTTGATGCTGTCATACATCTTGCTGCAGAAAGTCATGTAGACCGCTCAATAGCCAATCCAAATGAGTTTATTATGACCAATATTGTAGGGACATTAAATTTATTAAATGCAGCAAGAGCAATTTGGCAAGAGCAATTAGAGGGAAAAATATTTTATCATATCTCGACTGATGAAGTTTATGGATCATTAGGAGATACAGGATATTTCTATGAAACTACACCTTATGATCCACGCAGTCCTTACTCTGCTTCAAAAGCTAGTTCAGATCATATTGTAAGGGCTTATTATCATACTTTTAATATTCCTGTTAAACTGTCAAACTGTAGTAATAATTACGGTTCTCATCAGTTTCCTGAAAAATTGTTACCCTTAATGATTAATAACATTAAAAATAATAAGCCTCTACCTGTATATGGAGAAGGATTAAATGTTAGAGATTGGCTTTGGGTAGTCGACCATGCAAGAGCAATAGATGATATTTTTCATAAAGGAAAGTTGGGAGAGACCTATAATATTGGAGGGCATAATGAATGGAAGAACATAGATATTGTTCATTTGCTATGTGATACTATGGATGAAAAATTAGGAAGACCAAAAGGAACATCTAGAAACTTAATTACGTTTGTTAAAGATAGAGCAGGGCATGATATGCGTTATGCTATTGATGCGACAAAAATTAAGGAAGACCTAGGCTGGGAACCATCTGTGACTTTTGAACAAGGGATGAATATTACAATAGATTGGTACCTAGCTAATCAGCAATGGATGGATAATATTACTTCTGGCGATTATCAAAAGTATTACGAAGAGCAGTATAAAGAGAGATGA
- a CDS encoding nucleotide sugar dehydrogenase, giving the protein MYNKLVDKEAKLAVVGLGYVGLPIALEFAKKIKVIGFDINEKRVEMMRNNVDPSNELEASDFEGCDIQFTANIDDLKEANFFVVAVPTPIDASKEPNIRPLISASTTVGKALKKGDYVVYESTVYPGCTEEDCIPVLEEVSGLKWKEDFNVGYSPERINPGDKVHTLASIVKVASGDTPESLENIAKTYELVVDAGVHRASSLKVAEAAKIIENTQRDVNIALMNELSIIFGRMGINTYEVLEAAGTKWNFLKFFPGLVGGHCIGVDPYYLTHKAKSLGYHAKIINSGRYVNDSMGFYVAKQCVKRILAKGKSIIDSRILIMGATFKEDVSDIRNSKVIDVIKEFESFSCEVEIVDPHADSEEFMEEYGYELTAAPSGKYDAVVLAVNHKEYTQLNEEYFKSILTDIGEFVDIKGVYKNQFQDLSYWSL; this is encoded by the coding sequence ATGTATAATAAATTAGTAGATAAAGAAGCAAAATTAGCTGTAGTAGGATTAGGTTACGTAGGTTTACCTATTGCACTAGAATTTGCAAAAAAAATAAAGGTAATTGGTTTTGATATTAATGAAAAACGTGTTGAAATGATGCGTAATAATGTTGATCCAAGTAATGAATTAGAAGCTTCAGATTTTGAGGGGTGTGATATTCAGTTTACAGCAAATATAGATGATTTAAAAGAAGCTAACTTTTTTGTTGTAGCTGTGCCAACGCCAATTGATGCGAGTAAAGAACCAAACATTAGACCTTTGATTTCTGCATCTACAACAGTTGGTAAAGCGTTAAAGAAAGGGGATTATGTTGTTTATGAATCAACAGTGTATCCAGGGTGTACTGAAGAAGATTGTATTCCTGTTTTAGAAGAAGTTTCTGGATTAAAATGGAAAGAAGATTTTAATGTGGGATATTCTCCCGAGAGAATTAATCCAGGAGATAAGGTACACACTTTGGCTAGTATAGTAAAAGTGGCTTCAGGAGATACTCCAGAGTCGTTAGAAAATATAGCAAAAACCTACGAGTTAGTTGTTGATGCAGGGGTACATAGAGCGTCTTCATTAAAAGTAGCCGAAGCAGCTAAGATTATAGAAAATACACAAAGAGATGTAAACATTGCATTGATGAATGAGCTATCTATCATCTTTGGAAGAATGGGGATAAATACCTATGAAGTATTAGAGGCAGCTGGAACAAAATGGAATTTCTTAAAGTTCTTCCCTGGTTTAGTAGGAGGACACTGTATTGGGGTAGATCCTTACTATTTAACACATAAAGCAAAATCATTAGGTTATCATGCCAAAATTATTAATTCTGGTAGGTATGTAAATGATTCAATGGGCTTCTATGTTGCTAAACAATGTGTAAAACGAATTTTAGCAAAAGGTAAAAGTATTATTGATTCTCGTATCTTAATTATGGGAGCAACTTTTAAGGAAGATGTAAGTGATATTAGAAATTCTAAGGTAATTGATGTTATTAAAGAGTTTGAGTCGTTTTCTTGTGAAGTCGAGATTGTAGATCCGCACGCAGATTCTGAAGAGTTTATGGAAGAGTATGGGTATGAGCTAACAGCAGCTCCTTCAGGGAAATATGATGCCGTTGTTTTAGCTGTAAATCACAAAGAATACACACAATTAAATGAAGAATACTTTAAATCTATTCTTACGGATATAGGTGAATTTGTAGACATTAAAGGCGTGTATAAAAACCAGTTTCAAGACTTGTCTTACTGGAGTTTATAA
- a CDS encoding Gfo/Idh/MocA family oxidoreductase, whose translation MAEYKENDKIRFVVVGCGHIGKRHATMIMNNAESELVGLCDVSPKESLALEPFGATPFFSSIEELLASGIDFDVANICTPNGLHSDQAVLALDKHKHIVVEKPIGLSKAKCESVIYKALRNHKHVFAVMQNRYSPPSVWLKEIVENKIIGDTFMVQVNCYWNRDDRYYKKGGWKGVQELDGGTLFTQFSHFIDIMYWLFGDITNIKGKFGDFTHKETTDFEDSGFVSFDFVDGGMGSLNYSTAVWNKNLESSITIIGSKGSVKVGGQYMNEVEYCHIEDYDMPELPPSNPPNDYGQYKGSAANHHYVIENVVDTLKGRTTATTNALEGLKVVDIIERIYEVRDQQGY comes from the coding sequence ATGGCGGAGTATAAAGAAAATGACAAAATAAGATTTGTAGTAGTTGGTTGTGGACATATTGGTAAACGCCATGCTACAATGATAATGAATAATGCTGAATCAGAACTCGTAGGACTTTGTGATGTAAGTCCCAAAGAGAGTTTAGCATTAGAGCCATTTGGAGCAACACCTTTTTTCTCTTCTATTGAAGAGTTGTTAGCTAGTGGAATTGATTTTGATGTCGCAAATATTTGTACGCCCAATGGTTTACATTCTGACCAAGCAGTGTTGGCATTGGATAAACACAAACATATTGTAGTAGAAAAGCCAATTGGTTTATCTAAAGCAAAGTGTGAAAGTGTTATTTATAAAGCTTTGAGAAATCATAAGCATGTTTTTGCTGTAATGCAAAATAGATATTCTCCACCTTCGGTTTGGTTAAAAGAAATCGTAGAAAATAAAATTATTGGAGACACTTTTATGGTGCAGGTAAACTGTTACTGGAATCGTGATGATCGCTATTATAAAAAAGGTGGCTGGAAAGGAGTTCAAGAATTAGATGGAGGGACATTGTTTACGCAGTTTTCTCATTTCATTGATATTATGTATTGGTTGTTTGGTGATATCACAAACATCAAAGGTAAGTTTGGTGATTTCACACATAAAGAAACAACTGATTTCGAAGATTCAGGTTTTGTCTCTTTTGATTTTGTTGATGGAGGGATGGGAAGTTTGAATTATTCTACTGCGGTTTGGAATAAAAATTTAGAAAGTAGCATTACCATTATAGGAAGTAAAGGAAGCGTAAAAGTTGGGGGACAGTATATGAATGAAGTAGAGTATTGTCATATCGAGGATTATGATATGCCAGAATTGCCTCCTTCAAATCCACCAAATGATTATGGACAATATAAAGGGTCAGCTGCGAACCATCATTATGTGATAGAAAATGTAGTTGATACATTAAAAGGTAGAACAACTGCCACCACAAATGCATTGGAAGGACTGAAAGTAGTCGATATTATTGAAAGAATTTACGAAGTAAGAGATCAACAAGGGTATTAA
- a CDS encoding N-acetyltransferase, with translation MEKAYFAHESAFIDEGCEIGKGTKIWHFSHIMPNCKLGEGCNIGQNVVVSPDVTLGKNVKVQNNVSIYTGVVCEDDVFLGPSMVFTNVINPRSAVNRRDSYLKTVVKKGASIGANATIVCGHDIGEYAFIGAGAVVTKDIPNFALVVGNPSKQIGWVSEYGIRLNFDEDGKAVCDESGQEYLLENNTVTRIK, from the coding sequence ATGGAGAAAGCATATTTTGCTCACGAATCGGCTTTTATTGATGAAGGTTGTGAAATAGGAAAAGGAACAAAAATATGGCACTTTAGCCATATTATGCCCAACTGTAAGTTAGGAGAGGGGTGCAATATTGGACAAAATGTTGTGGTTTCTCCTGATGTTACCTTAGGTAAAAATGTAAAAGTTCAAAACAATGTTTCGATCTATACAGGAGTTGTATGTGAGGATGATGTTTTTCTAGGTCCATCTATGGTTTTTACCAATGTGATTAATCCCAGAAGTGCAGTAAATCGTAGGGATTCTTATTTAAAAACAGTGGTAAAAAAAGGAGCGTCTATTGGAGCTAATGCAACTATTGTATGTGGACACGATATCGGTGAATATGCTTTTATAGGAGCAGGCGCGGTAGTTACCAAAGATATTCCTAACTTTGCACTTGTGGTAGGTAATCCATCTAAGCAAATAGGTTGGGTAAGTGAATATGGAATTCGTTTGAATTTTGATGAAGACGGGAAAGCTGTTTGTGATGAAAGTGGGCAAGAATATTTATTGGAAAATAATACTGTAACAAGAATAAAATAA
- a CDS encoding SDR family oxidoreductase, with amino-acid sequence MKRVLITGAAGFLGSHLCDRFIKEGYYVIGMDNLITGRMENIEHLFGLKNFEFAHHDVSNYVHVAGDLDYILHFASPASPIDYLKIPIQTLKVGSLGTHNLLGLAKAKGARMIIASTSEVYGDPEVHPQTEEYWGNVNPIGPRGVYDEAKRFQEAITMAYHRYHGVETRIVRIFNTYGPRMRLNDGRVLPAFIGQALRGEDLTVFGDGKQTRSFCYVDDLVEGIYRLLLSDYAEPVNIGNPDEITIGEFAEEIIKLTGTTQKVIYKPLPTDDPMQRQPNIDKAKAILNWEPKVSRSEGLKITYEYFKSLSEEELYKKDHNNFEGYIKK; translated from the coding sequence ATGAAAAGAGTTTTAATAACTGGAGCAGCGGGGTTTTTAGGATCCCATTTATGTGACCGTTTTATAAAAGAAGGCTATTATGTAATAGGAATGGATAACCTTATTACTGGAAGAATGGAAAATATTGAGCACCTTTTTGGGTTGAAAAATTTTGAATTTGCTCACCATGATGTTTCCAATTATGTACATGTAGCTGGTGACTTGGATTATATTTTACATTTTGCTTCTCCAGCAAGCCCGATTGATTATTTAAAGATTCCGATTCAAACCTTGAAAGTTGGGTCTTTAGGAACCCATAATTTATTAGGCTTAGCTAAAGCAAAAGGAGCGAGAATGATTATTGCCTCAACTTCTGAAGTTTATGGAGATCCTGAAGTACATCCTCAAACAGAAGAGTATTGGGGGAATGTAAACCCAATAGGGCCTAGAGGGGTATATGATGAAGCAAAACGTTTTCAAGAGGCAATTACTATGGCATACCATAGGTATCATGGAGTGGAAACAAGAATCGTTCGTATTTTTAATACTTATGGGCCGAGAATGCGATTAAATGATGGAAGAGTTTTACCAGCTTTTATAGGACAGGCTCTTAGGGGAGAGGATTTAACGGTGTTTGGAGATGGAAAACAAACAAGGTCTTTTTGTTATGTTGATGACTTAGTAGAGGGGATCTATCGTTTATTACTTTCAGATTATGCTGAGCCCGTTAATATTGGAAATCCAGATGAAATTACAATAGGTGAGTTTGCCGAAGAAATCATTAAGTTAACAGGTACAACTCAAAAAGTAATTTATAAACCATTGCCAACAGACGATCCAATGCAAAGACAGCCGAATATCGATAAGGCCAAAGCAATCTTAAATTGGGAACCAAAAGTTAGTCGATCAGAGGGGCTGAAAATAACGTATGAATATTTTAAATCCCTTTCGGAAGAGGAGCTATACAAAAAAGATCATAATAACTTTGAGGGATATATAAAAAAGTAA
- a CDS encoding UDP-glucose/GDP-mannose dehydrogenase family protein, giving the protein MKIAVVGTGYVGLVTGTCFAETGNDVVCVDIDEAKVAKMRNGEVPIYEPHLDVLFERNIKANRLRFTTELAEAIKDAEIIFLALPTPPGEDGSADLSYILGVAEQLGEMITDYKVIVDKSTVPVGTAEKVTAAIAQKTTVEFDVVSNPEFLREGFAVDDFLKPDRVVIGTTSEKAREVMNRLYKPFVRQGNPIIFMDEKSAELTKYAANSFLATKITFMNEIANYCELIGADVDAVRRGMGTDTRIGNRFLFPGIGYGGSCFPKDVQALVKSGKEVNFNFEIIDSVMDVNHRQKLTLAEKVKKYFGNDLKGKKLALWGLAFKPDTDDIREAPALYMIDELTKSGAEICAFDPEAMDNVKGVKGDLITYASNLYEALEGADALLIATEWSVFRTPDFERIDKALKNKVIFDGRNLYDLKDMEKRGYYYESIGRLTVK; this is encoded by the coding sequence ATGAAAATAGCAGTTGTAGGAACAGGTTATGTGGGGTTAGTGACAGGAACATGTTTTGCAGAAACAGGAAACGATGTTGTTTGTGTAGATATTGATGAGGCAAAAGTTGCGAAAATGAGAAATGGAGAAGTTCCGATTTATGAACCGCACTTAGATGTACTTTTTGAAAGAAACATTAAGGCTAACCGCTTAAGGTTTACAACAGAATTGGCAGAAGCGATTAAAGATGCAGAGATCATCTTTTTAGCACTACCAACACCTCCTGGAGAAGATGGATCAGCTGATTTGTCCTATATTTTAGGAGTTGCTGAGCAACTGGGAGAAATGATTACAGACTATAAAGTTATTGTTGATAAAAGTACAGTTCCTGTAGGTACTGCAGAAAAAGTAACAGCTGCAATTGCTCAAAAAACAACGGTAGAGTTTGATGTTGTTTCAAACCCAGAGTTTTTAAGAGAAGGGTTTGCTGTAGATGATTTCTTAAAGCCAGATAGAGTGGTGATTGGAACTACTTCAGAAAAGGCTAGAGAAGTAATGAATCGTTTGTATAAACCGTTCGTAAGACAAGGAAATCCAATCATCTTTATGGATGAAAAATCTGCAGAATTAACAAAATATGCAGCCAATTCATTTTTAGCTACAAAAATTACATTTATGAATGAAATAGCTAATTATTGTGAATTGATAGGTGCTGATGTTGATGCTGTTAGAAGAGGGATGGGAACAGATACACGTATCGGAAACCGTTTCTTATTCCCAGGTATTGGTTATGGAGGAAGTTGTTTCCCTAAAGATGTTCAAGCATTAGTTAAGTCAGGTAAAGAAGTTAACTTTAATTTTGAAATTATTGATTCAGTAATGGATGTTAACCATCGACAAAAATTAACACTTGCTGAGAAAGTAAAAAAATATTTTGGAAACGACTTAAAAGGTAAAAAGTTAGCGTTGTGGGGATTAGCTTTTAAACCAGATACAGATGATATTAGAGAGGCTCCTGCGTTATATATGATAGATGAACTGACTAAGTCAGGAGCAGAAATTTGTGCTTTTGATCCTGAGGCAATGGATAATGTAAAAGGTGTTAAAGGCGATTTAATTACTTATGCTAGCAATTTATACGAAGCTTTAGAAGGGGCAGATGCTTTGTTGATCGCAACAGAATGGTCAGTGTTTAGAACACCTGATTTTGAGAGAATAGATAAAGCACTAAAAAATAAAGTAATATTTGATGGACGTAACCTTTATGATTTAAAGGATATGGAAAAAAGAGGATATTACTATGAAAGTATTGGACGTTTAACAGTCAAATAA
- a CDS encoding DegT/DnrJ/EryC1/StrS family aminotransferase produces the protein MRNIQMVDLKSQYLKIKEEVDSSIQEVINSTAFIKGPEVAKFQEELEEYLNVNHVIACGNGTDALQIALMALGLEPGDEVITADFTFAATVEVIGLLKLKPVLVDVDSATFSINLEEIEKAITPKTKAIIPVHLFGQCVDMEGVLAIAKRHNLYVVEDTAQAIGAEYKFKDGTVKKAGTIGDIGTTSFFPSKNLGCYGDGGALFTNDAALAKRLKAIVNHGMYERYYHEEVGVNSRLDSIQAAILRKKLPHLDTYNQARYKAAMYYNAAFKDEANIEIPFVADYSTHVFHQYTLKLKGVNRAELQAHLKEKGIPSMVYYPLALHNQKAYLQEGVTDEKFPVTMELCSSVISLPMHTELKTEELNYIIESVKEFIRK, from the coding sequence ATGAGAAATATCCAAATGGTTGACTTAAAGAGTCAATATTTAAAAATAAAAGAAGAGGTAGATTCGTCAATTCAGGAGGTCATAAATTCTACGGCTTTTATAAAAGGGCCTGAGGTGGCCAAATTCCAAGAGGAACTAGAGGAGTATTTAAATGTTAATCATGTCATTGCGTGTGGAAACGGAACCGATGCATTGCAAATTGCGCTCATGGCCTTGGGGCTTGAGCCGGGAGATGAGGTTATTACAGCCGATTTTACTTTTGCAGCAACCGTAGAAGTTATTGGCTTGTTAAAGCTAAAGCCCGTTTTAGTGGATGTTGATAGCGCAACTTTTTCGATTAATTTAGAAGAGATAGAAAAAGCAATTACACCGAAAACTAAGGCAATAATACCAGTCCATTTGTTTGGTCAATGTGTAGATATGGAAGGGGTGTTGGCTATTGCTAAAAGGCACAATTTATATGTCGTAGAAGATACAGCCCAAGCAATAGGCGCTGAATATAAATTTAAAGATGGGACGGTAAAGAAAGCAGGAACTATTGGAGATATTGGTACAACCTCATTTTTTCCCTCTAAAAATTTAGGATGCTATGGTGATGGAGGTGCTTTGTTTACTAATGATGCAGCGTTAGCTAAGCGATTAAAAGCTATTGTTAATCATGGAATGTATGAGCGCTATTATCATGAAGAAGTGGGAGTGAACTCAAGGTTAGACTCCATTCAGGCAGCAATTTTAAGAAAGAAATTACCACATCTCGATACATATAATCAAGCAAGGTATAAGGCTGCGATGTATTACAATGCTGCATTTAAAGATGAAGCGAATATTGAAATACCTTTTGTAGCAGATTATTCAACCCATGTGTTTCATCAGTATACGTTAAAGTTAAAAGGAGTGAATAGGGCCGAATTACAAGCGCATCTAAAAGAAAAGGGAATCCCGTCTATGGTGTATTATCCACTAGCGCTTCACAATCAGAAAGCCTATTTACAAGAAGGAGTTACTGATGAAAAATTTCCTGTAACAATGGAGTTGTGTAGTTCTGTTATATCTCTTCCTATGCATACAGAATTGAAAACGGAAGAATTGAACTATATTATAGAATCAGTTAAAGAATTCATAAGAAAATAA
- a CDS encoding gliding motility-associated C-terminal domain-containing protein has translation MLLPIYAIGQTHAVIAGNTSLINLDSSFLIVKGTLLINTNSPIKNNGNIELTNDWINNSGTEGFTTNSNGKVTFNGLNQSIDGSSSTSFYRLKLENDTKTALQTIKIKDSFNLMNTILETNDNQIILSNPNNEALIWENSFITSSSIEGYFIRSTNSTNTYPFPVGNNMLENQMRVVELTPTSSDSSSFGVALSITSPSNETGISAAGSTAPFPVENKAIDVKAINTSFYHRIHQFFGNNQVNTKIYFQQSDDHNEITYRSLANWNSTDNEWQNNDFTISTTDSIITPYNIPTAIAISNTPINNIDDIYALNGINLIFPNSFTPNSDGFNDLFEIEYLSEEYPENEITIYNRWGEIVYKAAPYLNDWDGTSTSKGLKLMGNTLPEDTYFYTLTLGPNSPIIKKYIELIRD, from the coding sequence ATGTTATTACCTATATATGCTATAGGTCAGACACATGCAGTAATAGCAGGAAACACTTCTCTTATCAATCTTGACAGCTCCTTTCTTATTGTAAAAGGCACTCTTCTAATCAACACTAACAGTCCTATAAAAAACAATGGAAATATAGAACTGACCAATGACTGGATCAACAACTCTGGTACTGAAGGTTTCACAACCAACAGCAATGGAAAAGTTACATTTAATGGCCTCAACCAATCAATTGATGGCTCTTCTTCAACATCCTTTTACCGGTTAAAACTTGAAAATGACACCAAAACGGCCTTACAAACAATCAAAATAAAGGACTCTTTTAATTTGATGAATACAATATTGGAAACCAATGACAATCAAATTATTTTATCTAACCCCAACAATGAAGCTTTAATTTGGGAAAACAGTTTTATTACCTCATCCAGTATAGAAGGTTATTTTATTCGTTCTACGAATTCCACTAATACTTACCCATTTCCTGTTGGAAATAATATGTTGGAAAATCAAATGAGAGTCGTAGAGTTAACCCCTACTTCTTCTGACTCCAGCTCATTTGGAGTTGCTTTATCCATCACCTCTCCCTCTAATGAAACAGGAATATCTGCTGCTGGTTCAACCGCTCCATTCCCCGTGGAAAATAAAGCTATTGACGTAAAAGCCATTAACACTTCTTTTTACCATAGAATCCACCAATTCTTTGGGAACAATCAAGTAAACACCAAAATCTACTTCCAACAATCAGACGACCACAATGAAATTACATACAGAAGTCTAGCCAACTGGAACTCCACTGATAATGAATGGCAGAATAACGACTTCACCATTTCTACAACAGATTCTATTATTACACCATATAATATTCCTACTGCTATTGCTATCAGTAATACACCTATCAATAATATTGATGACATCTACGCCTTAAATGGTATCAACCTTATATTCCCTAATTCTTTTACTCCAAATAGTGATGGGTTTAATGACCTCTTCGAAATAGAATATTTATCTGAAGAATATCCAGAGAACGAAATTACGATTTACAATAGATGGGGAGAAATTGTTTATAAAGCTGCACCATACCTCAACGACTGGGACGGCACATCTACAAGTAAAGGACTAAAACTAATGGGGAACACACTTCCTGAGGACACTTATTTTTATACCTTAACCCTTGGTCCCAACAGTCCAATAATTAAAAAATATATAGAACTAATACGAGATTAA